A window of Chitinophaga sp. MM2321 contains these coding sequences:
- a CDS encoding O-acetylhomoserine aminocarboxypropyltransferase/cysteine synthase, translated as MSKKPLHYDTLQVHAGYQPEATTKAAAVPIYQTTSFTFDSAEHAADLFELKQFGNIYTRIMNPTTDVFEKRVAALEGGVAALAVASGQAAQFIALHNILLPGDNFVTSSYLYGGTYNQFKVSFKRIGVEARFADLDNPESFEPLIDENTKAIYAESIGNPGFSIPDFEKLAAIARKHDIPFIVDNTFGAAGYLCRPLEHGANVVVQAATKWIGGHGNSIGGVIVDGGNYNWGNGKFKQFSEADEAYHGMKFWDVFGADSPFGNIAFIIRARVAGLRTWGPALAPQNSFYFIQGLETLSLRVQRTVDNAMSLALWLQKQPQVISVNYPGLPENKYHALGKKYLQNGFGGVLSFKIKGGTEAADKFVQSLQLIYHLANVGDAKTLIIHPATTTHSQLSLEEQKAAGVEPGLLRISLGIEHIDDITGDLEQAFAAL; from the coding sequence ATGTCTAAAAAGCCTTTACATTATGACACCCTGCAGGTACACGCCGGCTACCAACCAGAAGCAACTACCAAGGCAGCAGCAGTGCCCATTTATCAGACTACTTCCTTTACATTCGACAGTGCGGAACATGCTGCAGATCTTTTTGAGCTGAAACAGTTCGGGAACATCTATACCCGGATTATGAATCCTACCACAGATGTATTTGAAAAGAGAGTAGCTGCACTGGAAGGTGGTGTAGCGGCGCTGGCAGTAGCTTCCGGCCAGGCGGCACAATTCATTGCATTGCATAATATTTTGTTACCCGGAGATAATTTTGTGACCTCCTCTTATCTCTATGGAGGCACTTATAACCAATTTAAAGTAAGCTTTAAAAGGATTGGCGTAGAAGCACGTTTTGCTGACCTGGACAACCCGGAAAGCTTTGAACCTTTGATAGACGAAAATACCAAAGCAATTTACGCAGAATCGATCGGAAACCCAGGCTTCTCCATTCCTGATTTTGAAAAACTCGCTGCCATTGCGCGCAAACACGATATTCCTTTTATAGTAGATAATACTTTTGGTGCTGCCGGTTATTTATGCCGTCCACTGGAACATGGCGCCAACGTGGTAGTGCAGGCCGCTACCAAATGGATTGGTGGTCATGGCAACAGCATTGGCGGTGTGATCGTTGATGGCGGTAACTATAACTGGGGCAACGGTAAGTTCAAACAATTCAGCGAAGCGGATGAAGCTTACCATGGCATGAAATTCTGGGACGTATTCGGCGCCGACAGCCCATTTGGCAACATCGCCTTTATCATCCGCGCACGTGTTGCCGGCTTACGTACCTGGGGACCTGCGCTGGCACCACAGAATTCATTCTACTTCATCCAGGGACTGGAAACCCTCTCCCTCCGTGTACAGCGCACAGTAGACAATGCCATGAGCCTGGCACTATGGCTGCAAAAACAACCACAGGTTATCTCTGTAAATTATCCTGGTCTGCCGGAAAACAAATACCATGCGTTGGGTAAAAAATACCTGCAAAACGGATTTGGTGGTGTACTGAGCTTTAAAATAAAAGGCGGTACCGAAGCAGCAGATAAATTCGTACAGTCGTTACAGTTAATCTACCACCTGGCAAATGTGGGTGATGCTAAAACGCTGATCATTCATCCGGCTACTACCACGCACTCCCAGTTAAGCCTGGAAGAGCAAAAAGCAGCCGGT
- a CDS encoding YraN family protein, protein MSDHLSIGRRGEEIAQAYVRKHCTILHTNWKAGRKELDIIAVQKGVVYFIEVKTRSSARFGWPETAVNYKKQEHIQLVAAAYLERFDLHPPAIRFDIIAITFTGDDYELMHLRDVF, encoded by the coding sequence ATGTCCGATCATCTCTCTATTGGCCGCCGCGGCGAAGAAATAGCACAGGCGTATGTACGGAAACATTGTACAATATTACATACTAACTGGAAAGCCGGCAGAAAAGAATTAGATATTATCGCCGTACAAAAAGGTGTTGTATATTTTATTGAAGTTAAAACACGTAGCAGTGCGCGTTTTGGTTGGCCGGAAACAGCAGTCAATTATAAGAAGCAGGAACATATTCAGCTGGTAGCAGCTGCCTACCTGGAACGGTTCGATTTACATCCTCCCGCTATCCGGTTTGATATTATCGCGATCACATTTACCGGAGATGATTATGAACTGATGCACCTGCGGGACGTTTTCTGA
- the manA gene encoding mannose-6-phosphate isomerase, class I — translation MKLFRLEGKVQNYAWGGYQYIPKLLGIPPSDIPSAEYWMGAHVSAPSTIATANGPVPLNQLIGEDPAEMVGPQVWRQFKELPYLLKILDVKDMLSIQVHPTKEEAEKGFARENEAGIPLGAPNRNYKDDNHKPEIMVALSEFWLLHGFLPEEKLKEVLISIPEFTSLVSIFNSEGYYGLYKSVMEMPQGLVNIILRPLTDRMIRAYKGNNLLKSEPGFWAARAVLNDPSSNDKLDRGIFSIYFFNIMHVHPGQAVFQDAGIPHAYLEGQNVELMANSDNVLRGGLTPKHVDVPELLKHTRFEAVHPHVLAGDSIANGMEKIYPTPAPDFVVSKITLQPGQVYEYTAKAAEIMIVMNGSATIKGSDTIALHKGQSVLAAYGETYQLTTDHSVEIFKATVPNI, via the coding sequence ATGAAACTATTCAGACTGGAGGGAAAAGTACAAAACTATGCGTGGGGTGGTTATCAATATATTCCCAAACTGCTGGGTATTCCACCATCAGACATCCCAAGTGCAGAATACTGGATGGGCGCGCATGTAAGTGCTCCTTCCACCATTGCTACGGCTAACGGGCCTGTTCCGCTCAATCAACTGATCGGGGAAGATCCCGCAGAGATGGTTGGTCCGCAGGTATGGCGACAGTTTAAAGAACTGCCTTATCTTCTTAAAATACTGGATGTAAAAGATATGTTGTCTATACAGGTACATCCTACTAAAGAAGAAGCGGAGAAAGGATTTGCCAGGGAAAATGAAGCAGGCATTCCCTTAGGCGCCCCAAACCGTAATTATAAAGACGACAATCATAAACCGGAGATCATGGTCGCGCTAAGCGAATTCTGGCTCCTGCATGGTTTTCTCCCGGAAGAAAAATTAAAAGAGGTCTTAATATCTATCCCCGAGTTTACATCCCTGGTCAGCATCTTCAATTCAGAAGGCTACTACGGCTTATACAAAAGCGTGATGGAAATGCCCCAGGGATTAGTAAATATAATTCTGCGACCGCTTACAGACCGTATGATACGGGCGTATAAAGGCAATAACCTGCTGAAATCCGAACCGGGTTTCTGGGCTGCCCGTGCGGTACTGAACGATCCTTCCAGTAACGATAAACTGGACAGAGGCATCTTCTCTATCTACTTCTTTAATATCATGCACGTGCATCCCGGACAGGCCGTGTTCCAGGACGCCGGTATTCCGCATGCCTATCTCGAAGGACAGAATGTAGAGCTGATGGCCAATTCAGACAATGTGTTGCGTGGCGGGCTTACGCCCAAACATGTAGACGTTCCTGAGCTGCTAAAACATACCCGCTTTGAAGCCGTGCATCCGCACGTCCTTGCCGGCGACAGTATTGCCAACGGTATGGAAAAAATATATCCAACACCGGCGCCGGATTTCGTGGTAAGTAAAATTACCCTGCAACCAGGACAGGTATATGAATATACCGCCAAAGCTGCCGAAATAATGATCGTCATGAACGGTTCCGCTACCATTAAAGGTTCTGATACCATCGCCCTGCATAAAGGGCAATCGGTGCTGGCTGCATACGGAGAAACGTATCAGTTAACTACAGATCATAGTGTGGAGATTTTTAAAGCCACCGTACCAAATATTTAG
- a CDS encoding NAD(P)-binding domain-containing protein gives MKIGILGSGPVGLTLGKGLIQTGHQITIGTRNPSKESLQQWVKKQGKQAAAGTFRQAAEFGEVILICTSWIGTKKAIEAAGIWNFKRKTIVDVTNPVDGKGPDENGRLTLVIGHTNSAGEQIQAWLPPDANVVKALSCIGHQHMLLPDFKEGPPTMFIAGNNADAKRLVINLLHQIGWHDVADMGNIEMSRSIEPLSILWTAYGFMNNSSAHAFKLLKK, from the coding sequence ATGAAAATTGGCATCCTTGGCAGTGGTCCGGTTGGACTAACTCTTGGAAAGGGGCTTATTCAAACAGGGCACCAGATTACCATTGGTACCCGTAATCCTTCTAAAGAATCCTTACAACAATGGGTAAAGAAGCAAGGTAAGCAAGCGGCTGCCGGTACATTCCGGCAGGCAGCTGAATTCGGGGAGGTTATACTGATCTGCACCAGCTGGATAGGTACTAAAAAAGCAATTGAAGCTGCCGGCATCTGGAATTTCAAACGTAAAACTATTGTAGACGTTACCAATCCGGTGGATGGTAAAGGGCCGGACGAAAATGGCCGGCTTACGCTGGTTATCGGTCATACTAATTCAGCCGGAGAACAAATTCAGGCCTGGCTTCCTCCCGATGCCAACGTGGTAAAGGCGCTGAGCTGTATCGGCCATCAGCACATGCTACTACCTGATTTTAAGGAAGGACCGCCCACTATGTTTATCGCAGGAAATAATGCAGACGCCAAAAGGCTGGTCATAAACCTGCTACACCAGATAGGCTGGCATGATGTAGCCGACATGGGAAATATAGAAATGAGCCGGAGTATAGAACCCCTCTCTATTTTATGGACTGCCTACGGCTTTATGAATAACAGCAGCGCGCATGCGTTTAAGCTATTAAAAAAATAA
- a CDS encoding M1 family metallopeptidase, with translation MRGIPMLCMALLATLTAGAQQHFTRADTLRGSITPQRAWWDVISYDLHVAVNPSDSTFSGFNTITYKVLKTDSTMQIDLQVPMVIDSVVQDKKSLEFTRDGNAWFVKMKAPQVKNKSKKITVFYSGKPRRAVNAPWDGGVVWAKDSLNRPWIATACQGLGASIWWPNKDHLSDEPENMTINVTVPAELTDVSNGRLKNKTENGDGTTTYTWYVSSPINNYNVAVNIGHYTEIKDTYSGEGGKLDLDYWVLDYNKDKAKEHFQVVKPMMKCYEYWFGKYPFYKDSYKLVEAPYLGMEHQSAVAYGNKYMMGYNGQDLSGSGWGLKWDFLIIHESGHEWFGNNISSRDEADMWIHESFTNYAETLFTECQYGAKAAKEYVTGIRKKIQNDVPIIAPYGVNAEGSGDRYYKGANMIHNIRQIMNNDEAFRQMLRGMNKTFYHKTVTAQEIERYMSMAAGMDLSKVFDQYLRHTSIPTLEYRINGQQLQYRWVTDVKDFNMPVKVKLSETGFKMIYPGTSWRTANISLRDVKDFEVDNNFYINVRRVQ, from the coding sequence ATGCGCGGCATACCTATGCTTTGTATGGCGCTGCTGGCAACTTTAACAGCCGGAGCGCAACAACACTTCACGCGTGCAGACACGCTCAGAGGTTCCATCACTCCCCAGCGCGCCTGGTGGGATGTAATCTCTTACGACCTGCACGTGGCAGTGAATCCCTCAGATAGTACATTTAGTGGGTTCAATACCATCACCTACAAGGTTTTAAAAACCGATTCCACCATGCAGATAGATCTGCAGGTGCCTATGGTCATCGACAGCGTGGTGCAGGATAAGAAATCACTGGAATTTACCCGTGATGGCAATGCCTGGTTTGTGAAAATGAAAGCACCACAGGTGAAAAACAAGTCGAAAAAAATAACGGTATTCTATAGCGGCAAGCCGAGACGAGCAGTCAATGCCCCCTGGGATGGCGGCGTGGTATGGGCAAAAGATAGCCTGAACCGCCCATGGATAGCCACTGCCTGTCAGGGTTTGGGTGCCAGCATATGGTGGCCCAATAAAGACCACCTGAGTGATGAACCGGAAAACATGACCATCAACGTTACCGTACCTGCTGAACTGACCGATGTATCCAACGGCCGGCTGAAAAACAAAACAGAGAACGGCGATGGAACAACCACCTACACCTGGTACGTGAGTAGTCCGATCAATAACTACAATGTGGCCGTCAACATCGGTCACTATACGGAAATAAAAGATACCTACTCCGGTGAAGGCGGCAAACTGGATCTCGACTACTGGGTACTCGACTATAATAAAGATAAAGCGAAAGAACATTTCCAGGTGGTAAAGCCCATGATGAAATGTTATGAATACTGGTTTGGTAAATATCCTTTTTATAAAGACAGTTATAAGCTGGTGGAAGCGCCTTACCTGGGTATGGAGCATCAGAGTGCCGTGGCCTATGGTAATAAATATATGATGGGCTACAATGGCCAGGACCTTTCCGGCAGCGGATGGGGATTGAAATGGGACTTTCTCATCATCCATGAAAGCGGGCATGAATGGTTTGGTAACAATATTTCCAGCAGGGATGAAGCAGATATGTGGATCCATGAGTCATTTACCAACTATGCCGAAACCCTTTTTACAGAATGCCAGTATGGCGCAAAAGCAGCGAAGGAATACGTGACGGGCATCCGCAAAAAAATACAGAATGATGTGCCGATCATTGCTCCCTATGGCGTAAATGCAGAAGGTAGTGGCGACCGGTATTACAAAGGTGCTAACATGATCCATAATATCCGGCAGATCATGAATAACGATGAGGCTTTCCGGCAAATGCTGCGGGGAATGAATAAAACCTTCTATCATAAAACCGTGACTGCACAGGAAATAGAACGTTATATGAGCATGGCGGCAGGAATGGACCTGAGCAAAGTATTCGATCAGTACCTGCGTCATACTTCTATCCCTACCCTGGAATACCGTATCAACGGACAACAGCTGCAATACCGCTGGGTAACAGATGTGAAGGATTTCAATATGCCGGTGAAAGTAAAATTGAGCGAAACTGGTTTTAAAATGATCTACCCTGGCACCTCCTGGCGTACAGCAAATATCAGCTTACGGGATGTGAAAGATTTTGAGGTAGATAATAACTTCTATATTAATGTGCGCCGGGTACAGTGA
- a CDS encoding menaquinone biosynthesis protein, with amino-acid sequence MERKVKVAAVSYLNTKPLLYGFRNHPVMEMMELSMDYPAKIAQQLIDGEVDVALVPVAIIPKLKEYHIIADYCIGAEGPVASVCLYSDVPLNDIKRIYLDYQSRTSVALLKLLVREYWKLDVELVPTTGDYQDKIKGTDAGLVIGDRALAQRKVSPFIYDLAENWMRFTSLPFVFAAWISNKSLPAAFVKEFNEATGIGTQNIPAVVAENPYDLYDLTTYYIHNISYPLTPAKRQGMQKFLGYLQEDK; translated from the coding sequence TTGGAACGGAAAGTAAAAGTTGCGGCTGTAAGTTATTTGAATACGAAGCCTTTATTGTATGGATTCAGGAATCACCCTGTGATGGAGATGATGGAATTATCAATGGATTATCCCGCTAAAATAGCCCAGCAGCTTATAGATGGAGAGGTAGATGTGGCGTTGGTGCCGGTAGCTATTATCCCCAAATTAAAAGAATATCATATTATCGCAGATTATTGTATCGGCGCTGAAGGTCCTGTGGCCTCCGTATGTTTATACAGCGATGTACCGCTGAATGATATTAAACGGATCTACCTGGATTATCAAAGCCGTACTTCTGTTGCCCTGCTCAAGTTGCTGGTACGTGAATACTGGAAACTGGATGTGGAACTGGTGCCTACTACCGGCGATTACCAGGATAAAATAAAAGGTACGGATGCCGGCCTGGTTATAGGCGACCGCGCATTAGCCCAGCGTAAAGTATCTCCTTTTATATATGATCTCGCAGAAAACTGGATGCGTTTTACCAGTCTGCCTTTTGTTTTTGCTGCATGGATCAGCAATAAATCGCTGCCAGCCGCCTTTGTAAAGGAATTTAATGAAGCTACCGGTATCGGTACACAGAACATTCCCGCTGTAGTCGCGGAAAACCCATATGATCTGTACGACCTGACCACTTATTATATCCATAACATCAGTTACCCGCTCACACCTGCGAAACGTCAGGGTATGCAAAAGTTCCTGGGTTATCTGCAGGAGGATAAATAA
- the purB gene encoding adenylosuccinate lyase produces MQLQPLTAISPLDGRYRKQLEELANYFSEFALIRYRVMVEVEYFIALSGQKLFSLPKAKVPALRKIYQEFTIEHAQLIKETEKITNHDVKAVEYFLKNEMKNLGLEDKLEWVHFGLTSQDVNNTATPLFWKDAVEHVYMPALANLVLELKKMGLSWMKIPMLARTHGQPASPTILGKEILVFVERLEGQINLLGDIPFAAKFGGATGNFNAHYVAFPKINWEKFGEKFVNTTLGLQRMKYTTQIEHYDNIAAQFDALKRINNILLDFCRDIWTYISMDYFKQKIKKNEVGSSAMPHKVNPIDFENAEGNLGLANALFEHLSAKLPVSRLQRDLTDSTVLRNLGVPFGHTLLATKSIHKGLEKLILNEAKLKEDLEKNWAVVAEAIQTVLRRENYPQPYEALKELTRGGEQITQKSMHKFIDGLKISAALKKELKAITPHNYTGIWGL; encoded by the coding sequence ATGCAACTACAACCATTAACTGCCATTTCCCCGCTGGACGGGCGCTATCGCAAGCAACTGGAAGAACTGGCCAATTATTTTTCTGAATTTGCGTTGATCCGTTACCGTGTGATGGTAGAGGTGGAATATTTCATCGCGCTGTCCGGGCAGAAGCTGTTTTCATTGCCCAAAGCCAAGGTACCGGCGCTGCGTAAAATATACCAGGAATTCACTATTGAACACGCCCAACTGATCAAAGAGACAGAAAAAATCACCAATCACGACGTAAAAGCCGTAGAATATTTTCTGAAAAATGAAATGAAGAACCTGGGCCTGGAAGATAAACTGGAGTGGGTGCATTTTGGCCTGACCTCACAGGACGTAAACAATACCGCTACGCCCCTGTTCTGGAAAGACGCCGTAGAACATGTGTATATGCCCGCCCTGGCCAACCTGGTGCTGGAACTGAAAAAAATGGGACTGTCATGGATGAAGATCCCGATGCTGGCCCGTACACACGGACAACCCGCCTCTCCTACCATCCTGGGAAAAGAGATCCTGGTTTTTGTAGAAAGACTGGAAGGTCAGATCAACCTGCTGGGCGATATTCCTTTTGCAGCAAAATTTGGTGGCGCTACCGGCAACTTCAATGCGCATTATGTTGCTTTCCCTAAAATCAACTGGGAAAAATTTGGCGAGAAGTTCGTGAATACCACGCTGGGGCTGCAACGTATGAAATATACCACGCAGATTGAACACTACGATAATATCGCCGCACAATTTGACGCCCTGAAAAGGATCAATAATATCCTGCTTGATTTCTGCCGGGATATATGGACTTATATCTCCATGGATTATTTCAAGCAAAAGATCAAGAAGAATGAAGTAGGCTCCTCAGCCATGCCGCATAAAGTGAATCCGATCGATTTCGAAAACGCGGAAGGTAATCTCGGCCTCGCAAATGCCCTGTTTGAGCACCTGAGCGCCAAACTGCCGGTATCCCGCCTGCAGCGCGACCTCACCGATTCAACGGTATTGCGCAACCTCGGTGTTCCATTTGGTCATACCCTGCTCGCCACCAAATCTATTCATAAGGGCTTGGAAAAACTGATCCTGAATGAAGCGAAGTTAAAAGAAGACCTGGAAAAAAACTGGGCAGTAGTAGCGGAAGCGATTCAGACAGTGCTGCGTCGTGAAAACTATCCGCAGCCCTATGAAGCCCTGAAAGAGCTGACCCGTGGCGGCGAACAGATCACACAAAAAAGCATGCACAAATTCATTGATGGCCTGAAAATAAGCGCCGCCCTGAAGAAAGAGCTGAAAGCAATCACCCCACACAACTATACCGGTATCTGGGGATTATAA
- a CDS encoding NADP-dependent oxidoreductase has product MKAVAVSKFKDIPVVMDLPKPSPRAGMVLVKVTAAGINPFDWKMIDGIMNDGKMPHQFPLIMGVDGAGIVEEVGEGVTRFKKGDKIYGQFIHAPVGEGAFAEYAIVPEKAGITHAPVSISAVEAAAVPTAGMTAQQLLDKLDLQKGNILLINGSTGGVGSFATQLADARGLQVIATVSDEEGAKRMQQLGAAVTINYKQAPLIQQMREQFPEGIDGLIDLVSDAAGFSANLNLLKAGGAALTTLFVADDNALKALNIRGGNFETKGSAASLDKISQVIDNGTITIPVENKISLEEVPAAIALSRQGKGKGKTVIII; this is encoded by the coding sequence ATGAAAGCAGTTGCCGTATCTAAATTTAAAGACATTCCTGTTGTGATGGATCTTCCCAAACCTTCTCCCAGAGCAGGGATGGTATTGGTGAAGGTAACAGCTGCCGGCATCAATCCATTCGACTGGAAAATGATTGACGGCATTATGAATGATGGTAAAATGCCACACCAGTTCCCACTCATCATGGGTGTAGATGGCGCCGGTATCGTGGAAGAAGTAGGAGAAGGCGTAACCCGTTTTAAAAAAGGGGACAAGATCTACGGTCAATTTATTCATGCACCGGTAGGGGAAGGCGCTTTTGCAGAATACGCCATTGTACCGGAAAAGGCCGGCATTACGCATGCACCGGTAAGTATCAGTGCGGTGGAAGCGGCGGCAGTGCCTACAGCGGGCATGACGGCGCAGCAACTACTGGATAAACTGGATCTGCAAAAAGGAAATATATTGCTGATCAACGGTTCCACCGGTGGCGTAGGTTCCTTTGCTACGCAACTCGCTGACGCCAGAGGCTTACAGGTAATCGCCACCGTCAGTGATGAGGAAGGAGCCAAACGAATGCAGCAACTGGGCGCCGCCGTAACGATCAATTATAAACAGGCGCCATTGATACAACAAATGAGAGAACAATTCCCGGAAGGTATCGACGGGCTGATTGACCTGGTGAGCGATGCCGCCGGGTTCAGTGCCAACCTTAATTTGCTGAAAGCCGGCGGCGCCGCACTCACCACGCTTTTTGTGGCGGACGACAACGCATTGAAAGCCCTCAATATCAGGGGAGGCAACTTTGAAACCAAAGGCTCTGCTGCATCCCTGGATAAAATTTCGCAGGTCATCGACAACGGAACAATTACCATCCCTGTTGAAAATAAAATATCACTGGAAGAAGTACCCGCCGCTATTGCACTTAGCAGGCAGGGGAAAGGGAAGGGGAAAACGGTGATAATAATTTAG